In the Candidatus Hydrogenedentota bacterium genome, AAACCGCTTCCGCTGGACAAGATGGGGATGCAGGTGAAGTAAGTCCGGCCCGGTGCCCAACAAACTACGGTTTTGATTGCCTTTGCTCTGAGCGAATCCGATAGAGGCGTTCAGTGAAACCACCGTCTTTTTTGAAGGATTCTGCCTGCGCAGCGAGTTGTCGATCGAGCAGTCCGCAGGCTACGGCGATCAGGACGAGCGCGGCGTTTGCCGCGATCTCGGAATGGGTAGGTTTTGTGGACGAAGTGGACTTGGTGGACGAGGTGGACGGAGTCGACACCGCGGACATTGTGGTTTCCGTTGAAGCAGGGGAGGCGGCAGCCTTATTGGATCGAGTTGACTTCAGTGCTCCTGCGGGTTTTTCCGAAGCGCGCTGCCCGGCAGCATCTTCAATCTTCTCCTGTCCACTTCGTCCACTCAGTCCACTGCGCCCACCTTCTTCATTCTCTTCTCTCCGCTCCCGCTCCCAAATCTCCTTCACCCACGCCGCC is a window encoding:
- a CDS encoding four helix bundle suffix domain-containing protein, with product MSSEPLIPKHGGYRKLKSFQIAQLVYDVTMRFCDRFVDAKSRTRDQMVQAARSGVQNIAEGSQASGTSRKMELKLTSVARASLEELRLDYEDYLRQRGLKSWERGDPRRAELVAARAQSADDVAAWVKEIWERERREENEEGGRSGLSGRSGQEKIEDAAGQRASEKPAGALKSTRSNKAAASPASTETTMSAVSTPSTSSTKSTSSTKPTHSEIAANAALVLIAVACGLLDRQLAAQAESFKKDGGFTERLYRIRSEQRQSKP